The Streptomyces sp. TLI_105 DNA segment ACCGGAGATGGCGAAGTCCGCCGTGGAGGCCGCGGACCCGAGCGTGAACTTCGCGCCGTTCGACAACGACGGGAACGGCTACGTCGACGCCTTCATCGTGGTGCACGCCGGACCCGCCGCCGACGAGACCGGAAAGCCGTTCCACATCTGGTCGCACAAGTCGACCCTGCCCGCAGTGCACCAGACCGACGGCACCAAGGTCTACGGCTATCTGACCATCTCCGAGAACGCGAAGATCGGCGTCTGCGCGCACGAACTCGGGCATCTGCTGTTCGGCTTCCCCGACCTCTACGACACGGACGACAGCTCCGAGGGCGTCGGCTCGTGGTGCCTGATGGGAGCCGGATCCTGGGGTGGAGGCGGAGACGTCCCCACACATCCGTCCGCCTGGTGCAAGGTCAATCAGGGCTGGGCCACGACCAAGGTCGTCACCACCAGCGGCACCGAGTCCTTCCCGGACGTCAAATCCAGCCACACCGTCCACCGGCTCTGGAAGAACGGCGCGGGCGGCAGCGAGTACTTCCTCCTCGAGAACCGCCAGCGGACCGGGTACGACGCCTCGCTGCCGGGCGACGGGCTGCTGATCTGGCACATCGACGAGAACCAACCGAACAACCGGGACGAGAACCACTACAAGGTCGGCCTGGTGCAGGCCGACAACCAGCGCAACCTGGAACTGAACCAGAACCGCGGCGACGACGGAGATCCGTACCCCGGAAGCAGCGGCAACACCACGTTCACCTCCACCAGCGCACCCGACTCGAACTCCTTCGCGGGCGCCGGTTCCTGCGTCTCCGTCACCCGGATCTCGCCGTCGGCGGCCACCATGACGGCCTCCGTGACGGTCTCCTGCGGAAAGGCCCCGGTCAAGGAGATCAAGGACCACAAGGAGATCAAGGAGCCGCTCAAGGAGGCGAAGGAGCCCTCCAAGGAAGTGAAGGACTTCAAGGACCGCAAGGACGTGGAGGTGAAGACCAAGGAGCCGTTCAAGGAGCACAAGGACCTGAAGGACCGCAGGGAGCACAAGCCGCCGTACAAGGAGATCAAGGACGACTGGGACAACCCCCCGGACGTCTCGACGCGTTCGACGGGAGAGGAGGGCGACCCGACCGCCGCCGCCATCGTGGACCTGCAGACCCGGCTCGCCGCCCTTGAGCAGGCCCTGGGCGGGGCCGGCGGCGCGGGCGACACCGCCGAACCGTTCATCGGCACCGAACTGCGGCCCGACCTGATCGGCGGACCGCAGTACGGACCGGGCGCCGACGCGCTGCGGGAAGCCGTCGAGGCCGGCGACGCGCAGGCCAAGCGGTCGTACGACAGCCTTCCCCAGCAGTGAGCGGAACCCTCCTGCTCCTGGCCGCACCCGGCGACGGCGGCGCGGCGGCGGTGGCCCGCGCGCTGTCGGCCCGGGGCGGCCACGGAGCCGTTCTGACCCTCACGCCCGCCGACCTCGCCCGCGCCCGGTGGAGCCACCGGGTGAACGGCGGGGGAGAGGCGTCCACCCGGATCACCCTGCCCACCGGGCGGGTGCTCGACGACCGGACCGTCGGCGCGGTGCTGCACCGCCTGCCGGGCCTGCCGCTCGCCGCCGGTGCCGACAGAGGACCCCGAGCCAAGGACGTCCTGTACGCGCACAGCGAGCGACAGGCCCTGGTCGCCAGCTGGCTGCTGTCCCTCGCGCCGCGGGTGATCGGCCTGATCAGCGCGTACGGAACCGCCCACGGGACCGTCTCCCGCACGACGGCCCTCGTCCACGCCGAACAGTGCGGCCTGCCGGTGGCCCGGCGGGGCGGGGCCACGCGCGGCGGCCTGGTGGGTCGGCCCGCCCCCGGAGAACGGCACGTGCGGCGCCTCGCATGGCCCGGCGGCCCCGGATCGCCGGTCCCGGTCGACGTGCTGCCGGAGGCGCCGGCGGCGTACCACGACACCCTGCTCGTCGCCGGGGACCGCGTGATCGGTCCCCGTGCCGACGACTACGGCGAGCGCTGCCGGCGCCTCGCCGACGCCCTCGGCACACGGCACTTCGAGCTCCGGTTCGCCCCGCGCGACACCGGCGCCGTCGTGACGGACGTGGACCTGTGCCCGCGCCTGGACGACCCGCCGCACGTCGAAGCCACCGCCTCCCTCATGGTGGCCCTCGCCGAACAGCCCACGAGGAGGCCCGAGTGATCCTGTTCTTCGGCCGTACGGACGACCCGCCCCTCACCCGCGCGATCAGCGCCGCACGCGACGCCGACCTGCGGCACCTCGTGATCGACCAGGCCCGCACGGCCCGGTACGACCTCGTCGTCGGGACGGACGCGCTGGACGCCCAGGTGACCGTCGAGGGGATGCGGGTCCCGCTCGGCGACGTGTCCGCCGTGTACGCCCGCCCGTTGGAACCGCCCGCCGACGGGGACCCGGCGGCCCGGGCGCGGGCGGCGGCGTTCCAGGAGTGGTTCGTCGGCTGGCTCGACACGACCCCGGCCGTCGTGGTCAGCCGGCCCCGCGCCATGGAGTCCAACTCCTCCAAGCCGTACCAGGCCCAGCTCATCGGACGCTCCGGCTTCGCCGTACCGGAGACCCTGGTCAGCGACGACCCCGACGAGATCCTCGCCTTCCGCGCCCGGTACGGCCGGATCGTCTACAAGTCGGTCAGCGGCGTCCGCTCCATCGTCAGGGAGTTCACCGACGCCGACGAGAGCCGGCTCGCCCTCGTCCGCGGACTCCCGACGCAGTTCCAGGCCCACGTGCCGGGCCAGGACGTACGCGTCCACGTCGTCGGCGAGGACACCTACGCCGCGGTCGTCGACTGCGACGCGATCGACTACCGCTACGCCGACCAGGGCGGAAGGCCCGCCCGCCTCGCCCCGTACGACCTGCCCCCGGACACGGCCCGGCGCTGCGCGGAACTCGCGGCCTCGCTCGGCCTGCCGCTCGCGGGCATCGACCTGCGCCGCACGCCCGACGGCGCGTGGGTGTGCTTCGAGGTCAATCCCATGCCGGCCTACAGCTATTACGAGGCGCACACCGGCCTGCCCATCTCCTCGGCGCTCGTCGCGTACCTCGACGGCCGTCGGGCAGCGGTTTCCGTGGGGGGGTGAACCCGTGGTCCAGATCGTCGAGAACCTCACCGTACTCACCCTCCGGCTCCTGGCCCGGACCGCCCACCCACGGCTGGACGAGTGGGACCTCGCCGCCTGCCAGGTCCTCGCCTCCCTCCCCGTACCGGGCGTGGCCGACCTGATCACCCCCAACCTCACGGGCTCCCGGCTGAGTCTCGGCATCCGGCGCGAGCTGCTCCAGGACGTGGCGCTCGGGGCGACCCTCCACCTCCGGGCGAAACTCGGCTCCTCGGGTGACGTCCTGGCGGAACCCCACCCGGCTGCCGGCGACTTCCGCGTCGAGCAGCCCTGACGGGGCACGTCCGGACCTCGTGGATCCGGCGCGGACGCGCTGGTGGCCCGCCTCGGGGCCGAAGGGCGCGACTTCCCCGAAACTCTGTCCGACGGTGCGGCCCTCTTTCCACCACAGCAGCGCCATTCGGCCAACATCGGGAGGATTTCAGCCCTCCGGACAACCAGGCATCATCTCTTCCCCTCTCACCGCACGGGCGCAGCGAGTGCCTCCCGCCGCACCGGTCGGGCGTCCGTCCCGGCCCGTCGGACGGGTGGCCCGCTGTCCGCCTCCTTCCACAGCACCCGGAGGACGAGGGAACGATGACCACCACGCGTACCACCCGGCTGCGGCGTCCGCTGCTGGCCGGCACCACGGCTGTCGCCGCCATGGCCGTGACGGCCGGCTTCATGGCCGCCACCCCGGAGCAGGCGAACGCCGTGACGGGCCCCAGGCTGAGTCTCGTCGCGGCGACCGGCTCGATCACGCTCACCTCCTGGAAGGAGGAGCCGGGCGTCTACCTGGACCTGGGCACGTACCTCACTGCGGAGGGAACCCCGTTCGAGCTCAAGGCGACCCGGAAGTCCTACAAGGACCCGGTGACCCTCACCCAGACCGTGTACGAGGGCGGCAGGGCCAAGGCGAAGACGCTGCCCCAGGGCACCGTGAAGGACTTCTCCGGGCTGCCCGGCTTCGCGGAGATCACCGTCACCGACAAGGACGGCAAGAAGGTCGTCAGCCGGGCGGAGAGCTTCTGCCCGAACAACGCCAGCGGACGGGTCCGCCCCGACGCGCCCTCCACCTCGAAGTATCCGGAGAGCTGTCCCACCAACCCCTTCACCCTCGGTTCCGTGTGGGGCGTCGAGAAGGGATGGGCCGCCAACACCTACAACGGTTCCTACACCCAGCCGGTGAAGCTCGCCGCCGGCACGTACACGGCCGAGGTCCGGGTCGCCAAGAAGTACCGGGACCTCTTCAAGATCGCCGACAGGCCCGCCAGGGTGAAGGTCACCGTCGAGGAGCGCAGTTGGGAGGAGAACGGCGCCGCGGCCGCCCGAGCGGCCACCGCCGGGGAGCACGCCGGGCACGGCGCCGCCCACCACACTCCGGCCGGTCACGCCGGGCACGGCCCTGGGCACGCTCCGACCCCCGTCCAGGCCGGCGCCCCGGAGACCAGCGGCGCGGGCCCCTCGTACAACGTGGGCCACGGGCCGCTGAAGGCCGCACCGCCGGCCCTGCCGTGGGCACTCAAGAAGCAGCAGGCGGCACGCGCCGACATGCAGGCCGGCGCCATGCAGGCCGGTGACACGGCGGGTCGGACCGACGGCTCGCGACAGGCGCCCGCCCTCACGCCGCGGTCCAAGCGGCCCACCGGGAACCCCTCCGTCCCCGATGTCCCCAAGCCCGACCTGCGGTCGCTGCCGGCCTACGGCATCACCATCAGCGACGGCGACCGGAACATCCCCGGCAAGGACTACCTGGCCTTCAGCGCCAACGTGTGGAACGCCGGTCCGGCCCAGCTCGTGGTGGACGGCTTCCGCTCGCCCGGCAAGGCCAAGATGGACGCCTACCAGTACTTCTACGACGCCCACGGCAAGCAGGTCGGCTACACCCCGACCGGCACCATGGAGTGGGACCCCCGCCCCGGCCACGTGCACTGGCACTTCACGGACTTCGCCAGCTACCGGCTGCTGAAGGCCGACAAGAAGGAAGCGGTGCGCAGCGGCAAGGAGGCCTTCTGCCTCGCCAACACCGACGCCGTCGACTACACGGTGAAGAACGCCAACTGGCACCCGTTCAACACCGACCTGGCCACCGCCTGCGGTCAGGAGAACTCCATCTCGGTCCGTGAGGTCCTGGACGTCGGCTCCGGCGACACCTACACCCAGGACCTGCCGGGACAGTCGTTCGACATCACGGACGTGCCCAACGGCACCTACTACATCCAGGTACTGGCCAACCCGGCCAAGCGGCTGAAGGAAACCGACCTCGGCAACAACAGCGCCCTGCGGAAGATCGTCCTCGGCGGCACGCCCGGCCGGCGGACCGTGACCGTCCCCGCGCACGACCTCGTGAACGCGAACTGATCACACCCCGGACACCGGCACGCCCCCTTCGAGTCGACGGAGCCATGGCACACGGGTGACGGACGCCGGCCCGCAGGGGGTGAGGACGATCTCAACGGGCCGCTGGAAAGCATCGTTTCTGCACGTCCGCGACCCCGCGATCCGCTGTCCGGCATTGGAGTGAGACGTGGTGTCCCGTTGATCCCCGGAGGCGTTTGACCGACTGACGGGCACTTTCTGCCACGTCACTCGGAACTCATGAGGAGTAGCTATGCGTTCTCTGGCCGCGTCTGTCCTGGCCGTGGGAATCCTGTTCGGCGGTGCCGGTGCCGCGCTCGCCCACGACGGAGTCGGAATCGGGAGGTTCGCCGAGGGCGGCGCCGGCTTCGCCTCGCACTGTGCGGCGTCCGGTGTTCCGTCCGTGTACGGAACGATCTTCACCGCTTCGTGCTCGGACGAGGGCTGGGAAGTGGGCGACGAGTTCGACTACCTCGGCGCCCACTGATCTGCGGCCACGCCCGGCAACAGGCACCGCTGAGCATGACCCACGCGTCCCGTGCCCGCGCACGGGACGCGGCGACGGGCCCGCTCTCGCACGCGAGAGCGGGCCCGTTCGCTCTTCGCCCGAAGAACGAGGCCCCGGCGTACTCCGGCCCGGCCGGGGGACCGCGCCCGCCTGCATCCGTCGCCCGAGGCCCGGGGGAACCGCGGATACAGGAGTGCGAAAACCAGTACGCCGGCGCGGCGCGCTCGCGATCGGCGGCCGAACAGGGAGGGCGCGATGACCGTCTCCGTCGTTCTGTACACCTCTGACCTCCGGGTCCACGACCATCCGCCCCTCAGGGCCGCGGTCGAAGGGGCACAGGAAGTGGTTCCGCTGTTCGTCCGTGACCCGGCCGTGGACCGCGCGGGGTTCGCGGCCCCCAACCGCCTGGCCTTCCTCGCCGACTGCCTCACGGATCTGGACCGGGGACTGCGGGACCGCGGCGGTCGCCTCGTGGTGCGGGAGGGCGACACGGTGTCCGAGGTACGGGCCCTGGTGCGGCAGACGGACGCCGACGAGGTGCACATGGCCGCCGGCGTGACGGCGTTCGCCAGGGCACGGGAGGCACGACTGCGCGAGGCACTGGAGGACGACGGCTGTCGGCTGTACGTGCACGACGGCGTCGTCACCGTCGTTCCACCCGGTGACGTCCTTCCCCACGGAAGGGATCACTTCGCCGTGTTCACGCCCTACCACAAGCGCTGGACCGCCGAGCCGCTCCGGACACCGCTGCCCGCCCCCGGAGCGCTGCGCGTCCCCTCGGGAGTGCGGTCCGAGCGCATCCCGCGGCGTTCCGCGGTCACCGGTGTGTCGCCGGCCCTCGCCGTGGGAGGAGAGAGCGAGGGGCGCAAGCTGCTCGGTTCGTGGCTGGCGGACCGGGTCGACACGTACGAGGAGCGCCACGACGACCTCGCGGGTGACGTCACCTCCCGCCTCTCGCCCCATCTCCACTTCGGCGCCGTCTCCGCCACCGAGGCGGTGCACAGGGCGCGGAGGCAGGGCGGCGCGGGGGCCGACGCCTTCGTGCGGCAGGTGTGCTGGCGCGACTTCCACCACCAGGTCCTGGCCGCACGGCCCGAGGCGGCAGGCACGGACTACCGTCCGCGTCAGGACCGTTGGAGGCGGGGCGCGGACGCCGAAGAAGACCTCGCTGCCTGGCGGGAGGGCCGAACCGGCTATCCCGTCGTCGACGCCGCCATGCGGCAGCTCGCCCACGAGGGATGGATGCACAACCGCGGCCGGTTGATCACCGCCTCCTTCCTGGTGAAGACGCTCTACATCGACTGGAGGGAAGGGGCGCGTCACTTCCTCGCCCTGCTGGTGGACGGTGACGTCGCGAACAACCAGCTCAACTGGCAGTGGGTGGCGGGGACAGGCACGGACACCAGGCCGCAGCGCGTCCTCAACCCGGTGCGGCAGGCCAGACGGTACGACCCCGACGGCAGCTACGTCCGCCGCTGGGTTCCGGAGCTCGCCGCCCTCGACGGACCGGCCGTCCACGAACCCTGGCGGCTCACCGGGCTCGACCGGGCGTCCTTCGACTACCCGGACCCGGTGGTCGAGCTCTCCGAGGCCCTGACGCGCTTCCGGCAGGCCCGGAGCACGGCCTGATCCGGATCTCTTTCCTCGCACCAGGCCTGCTGCATCGATTTCGATGCGGAAACGATGCGAGTTGTGCGGAGAGGTGTGACGGCCGGAACGTGAGGTGAGGCGGGGCCGACGAGGCCCCGACGCCGCCGCTCTCGCCGCGGCACGCCCCGGTGGACGCCCGCGCCACCGCCCGCAGGAGGAAGCGTCATGACCGCACACCGGATCACCGGCGACCTCGTCGACCCCTCGGAGCCGTACTCCGGTCACGCACCGCTCGAAGACGGCGACGACCGGATCGCCCGCGGCCTGGTCCGCGGCGACGAGCACTGCCTGGCCGCGGCGTACCGGCGCTGGGGCCGGCTGGTCCACACTCTGGCGGCGCGGGCGCTGGGGGACCCCCGCGAGGCGGAGGACGTCACCCAGCAGGTGTTCGTCGCCGCGTGGCGCGGGCGGGCCAACTTCCGCCCCGAGCGCGGCACCCTGCCGGCCTGGCTCACCGGCATCACCCGCCGGAAGATCGCCGACGCGCTGACCGCCCGCACCCGCCGCACCGAGCTCGCGGCGACCCTCGGCGCCGCCCTGGAGCACGAGGCCCGGACGGACGGGCAGCCCGAGCGGGTCCTCGACCGGATGGTCGTCACCGAAGAACTGGCCAGGCTGCCCCGCGTCCAGCGCGACGTCCTGGAACTCGCCTACTTCGCCGATCTGACCCAGACGCAGATCGCCGACCGCACCGGCATGCCCCTGGGCACGGTCAAGAGCCACGCGCGGCGTGGCCTCCAGCGCATGCGCCACAGCCTCGCGCCCGCCGCGGCCGACGGCTGACCGCCCGCCCGGGGCTCCGGACGACCGGCAGCGGGACACGGGCCTCCCCGCCCGGCCGACGGACGGGGGACGGGCCGGCGGACGGGGGACGGGCCGGCGGACGGGGAACGGGCCGGCGACGCCGGGACCCGAGGGCGGTCGACGGGCCCTCCTCCCACATGAGGAAGCGGGGTCAGCCCTCGCCGCTCCCGGTCGGCTCTCCGTACAGCCGCGAGACCACACCGATCGCCTCGCGCAGTCCGGTGGGACGCACCATCCCGGGAGCGGGCGTCCGGCCGAGCCAGCCGGGGCCCGCGAGAAGGACGAGGGGCGCGGTGCGTGCTCCCCGCACCCCGAAGGCCGTGGCCGCGACGTGCCGGGCCAGGGAGTGGTTCGCCGTGGACCTCGCCTGGGACCAGAGGGCGACGGCAACCGGCCCGGACCGTCGCACCGCCGCGTCCAGCGCCTCCGCGGGTACGGCCGCGCCGAACATCCTCGTCGGCACCCCCCTTTCGGCGAGTCCCGCGGCGAGCGCCTCCAGAGGCAGTGTGTGCTGCTCCGCCGGGACGCAGGCCAGCACGACCGGAGCGGCCGGAGCGGCCGAGGGGGCGATCGCCGGTCCGGTGGCGGCGGCCCGCCGCAGCGCGGTGGAGACGTGCCAGGAGAGCAGGTGCTCCACCTCGACGTAGCGGTCGCCGGACGACTCCCACTTCCGGCCCACGGCGTGCAGCGTGGGGGCCATGACCTCTTCCCAGGCGGTGACCAGCCCGTGCTCCGCCAGCACCTCCTGGAGCAGCCGTTCCATGGCCGGACCGTCGAGGCGCACGGCGGCACGGGCGAGCCCGCGGCACTCCCGCCGTACGTCGCCCAGCGGCAGGCCGCTGCCGGGCCCGGCGCGGCCGGTCCTTCCTGGGGGCACGTCCTCCGAGGACGCGCCCGGGCCCGTCCTCGCCCCGGGGCCGGTCGGAGGGGGGCCGGCGGCCGCGTCGGGAGCGGCCGTCTCGGGAGCGGGGCGTACCCGCCGGGCCGCCCGCGCCGCCTCGGCGGGCGGGACGCCCGACGCCGTGAGACGGCACATCTCCTCGAGCATCGCGACGTCCGCGGGGCTCCACCGCCGGTGCCGTCCGTCCGCGCGCACGGCAGGGCCGATGCCGTACCGCTGGTCCCAGGACCGAACCGTGGTGGGGGAGACGCCCAGACGCCGTGCCACGGCGCCCGTCGTGATCCCGTGGGCCGCATCGGACATGCCCTCCACCATACGACGCGCAAACGATGCGAAGACGAGGTCCGTCGGCACACCGTGTTCCAGGAACGCCTTGCCCAGGCGGCCTCGGAGGCACGCGCACCTCGCCGGTGGGCCGAGGGACAGGGCGGGCCCCGCATCCGTATGCCCCAAGGCGACGAAGAAGCGGTGCAGGGCGTGTACGCCACGGCCATCGGTGAAACGGATCAGCGCATGGACACTCCCACCCCGTCCGAGGGCGCCCGCTGCCTGGTCACCGGCGCGAGCGGCTACATCGGGGGCCGCCTCGTGCCGGAGCTGCTCGACAGCGGCTGTCGCGTGCGCTGTCTCGCCCGGCACCCGGACAAGCTCCGCGACTTCCCCTGGATCGACCGCGTGGAGACCGCGCGCGGGGACGTCACCGACGCCGCGAGCCTCCGCGAGGCCCTCGCCGGCGTCGACGTCGCCTACTACCTCGTCCACTCCATGAGCTCGACGGCGGACTTCGAGGACACCGACCGGCTCGCAGCCCGCACCTTCGCCGCCGAGGCCCGCTCCGCCGGGGTGCGGCGCATCGTCTACCTGGGCGGCCTGGCCCCGCGCGGAGTGCCGGAGGGCGAGCTCTCACCCCACCTGCGCTCCCGTACCGAAGTGGGCCGCATCCTCCTCGACTCGGGCGTCCCCACCACCGTCCTGCGGGCCGCCGTCGTCATCGGATCCGGATCGGCCTCCTTCGAGATGCTCCGGTACCTGACCGAACGGCTGCCGGTCATGGTCACGCCCAGCTGGGTCGACAGCCGGGTCCAGCCCATCGCGGTCCGCGACGTGCTGCGGTACCTGGTGGGAAGCGCCGACATGCCCCCGGACGTCAACCGGACCTTCGACATCGGCGGCCCCGACGTGCTCACGTACCGGCAGATGATGGAGCGGTACGCGGAGGTCGCCGGGCTCCGCAAGCGCCTGATCGTCCCCGTACCGGTCCTCACGCCCCGGCTGTCCAGCCAATGGATCGGTCTCGTCACGCCCGTCCCCGCCTCCCTGGCCCGGCCCCTCACCGAATCGCTCCGGCACGAGGTGGTCCGCACCGAGGACGACATCACGCGGTACGTCCCGGACGGGCCCGGGGCACCCGTCCCCTTCGAGGAGTCCCTCCGGCTGGCCCTCCGCCGCGTGCGCGAGGCCCGGGTCACCACCCGCTGGTCCTCCGCCTCGCCGCCCGGGGCACCGAGCGACCCGCTGCCGACCGACCCGGACTGGGCGGGCGGCAGCCTCTACACGGACGAACGGACGCGCACCGTCGACTCGAGCCCGGAGTCGCTGTGGCGGGTCATCGAGGGGGTGGGCGGGGAGAACGGCTGGTACTCCTTCCCGCTCGCCTGGGCCGTCCGGGGGTGGGCGGACCGGCTCGTCGGGGGAGTGGGACTGCGCCGGGGACGCCGGGACGCGGCGCGTCTCCGGGTCGGTGACGCGCTGGACTTCTGGCGCGTCGAGGAGATCGACCGCGGACGCCTGCTGCGCCTCCGGGCGGAGATGCGCCTGCCGGGTCTCGCGTGGCTGGAGATGGCCGTCGACCGGGACGAGCGGGGCCGGACGTCGTACCGGCAGAGGGCGCTCTTCCACCCCAGGGGCCTCGCGGGCCAGACGTACTGGTGGAGCGTGGCCCCCTTCCACGCCGTGGTCTTCGGCGGCATGGCCAGGAACATCGCCCGGACCGCCGAGACGGAGGGCAAGCGGCGGGACACGCCGTGAACGAAGGGCGATCGCCGGTGCCGGACGAACGCGGCTCCGCGCATCCGGACACCGCCACGAAGGGAAACACCTGGAGGGCGACGAACACCGCAGACCGGACGCACCCCGTCGCCCGCTCCTTCCCGGAGCACCTGCACCGGCTGATCACCACCCTCGAAGGGCCGGGCGCGCCGCGCCCGCCCTCCCACGGAGGCCGCCATGAACCATTCACGGGATCTGCGAGGGCGTACCGCGGTCATCACGGGGGCCGCCCGCGGACTGGGCGCGGGTCTGGCCCACCGGCTCGCCGAGCGGGGGATGAACGTGGCCCTGCTCGGCCGGGAGGCCGCCACACTGGAGGCGGTCGCCACGACCCTCCGCACGGAGAGCCACGTCGTCGAGGTCGACGTCACCGACGACGCCGCCATGTGCCGGGCCTCGGACGACGTGGCCCGGCGCCTCGGAGCCCCGTCGGTGGTCATCGCCAATGCCGGTGTGGCCGAAGGCGGCCCGTTCGAGAGCTCCGCCCCGGAGACCTGGCGCCGTGTCATCGAGGTCAACCTCGTCGGGAGCGCGATCACCGCGCGCTCCTTCCTTCCCGGGCTGCGCGCCACGCGCGGTTACTTCCTCCAGGTCGCCTCGACAGCGGCCTTCGGCGCGGCCCCCATGATGAGCGCCTACTGCGCCTCCAAAGCCGGGGTCGAGGCCTTCGCGCGCTCCCTCCGCGCCGAAGTGGCCCACACGGGCGTCGCCGTGGGCGTGGCCTATCTGCACTGGACCGACACCGACATGATCCGCGATGTCGACCGCCACACGGTCCTCCGGGAGCTGCGCGGACACATGCCCGCGCCTGCCCGCCGGGTGTACCCGGTGGACCGGGTCTCGGCCTGGCTCGCCCGCGGGGTCGACCGCCGCTCTCCTTCCGTCTACGCGCCGCCGTGGCTCAGGCTCGCCCAGGCCGCACGCCCGTTCTTCCCCCTCGCCGTCGATCTGCTGTCACGTCGGGAACTGCCGCGTCTCATGGGCGAGTCCGCGTTCGACCAGACCGGTCTGCTCGGACCCGGCGGTCGCATCGAGGCGGCGTCGCTCGACCGTTCCACCACCGGCTCGGCCGACGACGCGCCGGAGCGGGCATGAGGCGCCCGGCCCCGTCGGCGCGTACACGCTGTGGGAGAGCGGCTGGTTCCGTGTTCACCACGACGTCCGCATAGGCTGTCCGTGTGGATGACGGGCATGTGGGGGCGATCGTGACGGACGACGGGAGCAAGGCCGATCCGCAGAAGTTCGCGGTCGCTCTGCGCCGGACCCTCGGTGAGATGAACCGTCTGGTGCACGGCTTCGCCTCCAACGAGAACTTGCACCCCACCGACGTCCATGCGCTCTCGTTCGTGCTCGACAACCCCGATACGGCCACCCCGGGACTGTTGAGGGAGCATCTCGGCCTGACCTCCGGTGCGGTGACCGCCTGCCTCGACCGCCTCGAGAAGGCCGGCCACATCCGTCGCAGCAGGGCCGACGACGACCGGCGCGTGGTGCGCATCCACTACGTCCCGGGCGCCCGAGCGGCGGCGCGGGCCCATTTCATGCCGCTCGCGCAGGCGGCG contains these protein-coding regions:
- a CDS encoding SDR family oxidoreductase, whose protein sequence is MDTPTPSEGARCLVTGASGYIGGRLVPELLDSGCRVRCLARHPDKLRDFPWIDRVETARGDVTDAASLREALAGVDVAYYLVHSMSSTADFEDTDRLAARTFAAEARSAGVRRIVYLGGLAPRGVPEGELSPHLRSRTEVGRILLDSGVPTTVLRAAVVIGSGSASFEMLRYLTERLPVMVTPSWVDSRVQPIAVRDVLRYLVGSADMPPDVNRTFDIGGPDVLTYRQMMERYAEVAGLRKRLIVPVPVLTPRLSSQWIGLVTPVPASLARPLTESLRHEVVRTEDDITRYVPDGPGAPVPFEESLRLALRRVREARVTTRWSSASPPGAPSDPLPTDPDWAGGSLYTDERTRTVDSSPESLWRVIEGVGGENGWYSFPLAWAVRGWADRLVGGVGLRRGRRDAARLRVGDALDFWRVEEIDRGRLLRLRAEMRLPGLAWLEMAVDRDERGRTSYRQRALFHPRGLAGQTYWWSVAPFHAVVFGGMARNIARTAETEGKRRDTP
- a CDS encoding SDR family oxidoreductase, which gives rise to MNHSRDLRGRTAVITGAARGLGAGLAHRLAERGMNVALLGREAATLEAVATTLRTESHVVEVDVTDDAAMCRASDDVARRLGAPSVVIANAGVAEGGPFESSAPETWRRVIEVNLVGSAITARSFLPGLRATRGYFLQVASTAAFGAAPMMSAYCASKAGVEAFARSLRAEVAHTGVAVGVAYLHWTDTDMIRDVDRHTVLRELRGHMPAPARRVYPVDRVSAWLARGVDRRSPSVYAPPWLRLAQAARPFFPLAVDLLSRRELPRLMGESAFDQTGLLGPGGRIEAASLDRSTTGSADDAPERA
- a CDS encoding MarR family winged helix-turn-helix transcriptional regulator; its protein translation is MDDGHVGAIVTDDGSKADPQKFAVALRRTLGEMNRLVHGFASNENLHPTDVHALSFVLDNPDTATPGLLREHLGLTSGAVTACLDRLEKAGHIRRSRADDDRRVVRIHYVPGARAAARAHFMPLAQAADRARDRFTKDEIAVVLRYLDALNEELGELRVPRR